The proteins below are encoded in one region of Lactuca sativa cultivar Salinas chromosome 3, Lsat_Salinas_v11, whole genome shotgun sequence:
- the LOC111914461 gene encoding E3 ubiquitin-protein ligase RMA1H1, giving the protein MDHQYLQDPIPQNTFNKEDNTSLNKWKSTNESIDESLNNPSSGFDCNICLDSVQDPVVTLCGHLYCWPCIYKWIHHQKTTQNPQTQCPVCKTEISQKTIVPLYGRGQTTEQKSQNPDDDITVPRRPPSPRSNLQIVPAQQVHHNRSYQQATPMALSMNNFGGGMTMTNLINPTSPTTGMLGEIVYERIFGNSGNNLHPTLFAYPNSYNLAGISTQRARRQAMQADRSLNRICFFLLCCVMLCLLLF; this is encoded by the coding sequence ATGGATCATCAATACCTCCAAGATCCAATCCCACAAAACACCTTCAACAAAGAAGACAACACCTCCTTAAACAAATGGAAATCCACAAACGAATCAATCGACGAATCCCTTAACAACCCTTCATCTGGATTCGACTGCAACATCTGTCTAGATTCAGTCCAAGATCCAGTCGTCACCCTATGTGGACACCTCTACTGTTGGCCATGCATCTACAAATGGATCCACCACCAAAAAACCACCCAAAATCCCCAAACCCAATGCCCCGTTTGCAAAACCGAAATCTCCCAAAAAACAATAGTCCCATTATACGGACGCGGTCAAACCACCGAACAAAAAAGTCAAAATCCTGACGATGACATCACAGTCCCACGTAGGCCACCTAGCCCTAGATCGAACCTCCAAATCGTGCCAGCTCAGCAAGTTCATCATAATCGAAGCTATCAACAAGCAACACCAATGGCTTTATCCATGAATAACTTCGGAGGTGGAATGACTATGACGAATTTGATAAATCCAACGAGTCCTACTACTGGAATGCTTGGGGAGATTGTTTATGAAAGGATTTTTGGGAATTCGGGTAATAATTTGCATCCTACTTTATTCGCGTATCCAAATTCGTACAATTTAGCAGGGATTAGTACTCAAAGGGCAAGAAGACAGGCGATGCAAGCGGATAGATCGTTGAATCGGATTTGCTTTTTCTTGTTGTGTTGTGTGATGTTGTGTCTTCTTTTGTTTTGA